A window of the Polaribacter batillariae genome harbors these coding sequences:
- a CDS encoding PBP1 and LysM peptidoglycan-binding domain-containing protein yields MKHLKFFVFLCILTFTVSCGQQKKYIQYKIKKGETITEIAKKLDMSARDLYRLNPDVNKKPKENTVIIIPNKKMKDLKNGTTKNENITEKDTNKNEHKKDENTVNTEVITDKEVKRSKLIEELEKKYKIHEVKKGDTFYSLTRFYDVSKEDLIALNPELSNGLKLQQIIKIKPLEEVFDEEDYLYEDKIKEDISIKAALMLPFRASELDTLTQTQIFGNSKLANIVTEFYMGAEIAIDSLRKQGINIQLDVFDTGANSTKIRNIVAEKDLDDNDVIIGPLYSEEATFLAGKVKTPIIFPFYSKKQSTFTSKRIVKTSPNKELFREKLLKYIKENFHDGNIILVGDGKATSNFNTNQIQRELATHDSINSITVITPQKGYIKRSKFTDVLKPNMKNLVVLTTDDNVIVASAINSLISLPEDVTVQVFTFDKVSAFNKIDNFKLAKIGFTYVSDEFVREDSFKSKNFYNKYLQKNGVLPSYYATRGFDVTYDVLIRLASGKSLKSTFDDGYSYRVESKFDYTSKMFKTSENKGLFIVKYNPDLTLTRVD; encoded by the coding sequence ATGAAACATTTAAAATTTTTTGTTTTTCTGTGCATCTTAACGTTTACTGTTTCTTGCGGTCAACAGAAAAAATACATTCAATATAAAATTAAAAAAGGAGAAACGATTACAGAAATTGCTAAGAAATTAGATATGTCTGCAAGAGATTTGTATCGTTTAAATCCAGATGTAAATAAAAAACCGAAAGAAAATACGGTAATTATTATTCCTAATAAAAAGATGAAAGATCTTAAAAATGGAACGACTAAAAATGAAAATATTACCGAAAAAGATACAAATAAGAACGAGCATAAAAAGGATGAAAATACTGTAAATACAGAGGTAATTACAGATAAAGAAGTTAAAAGAAGTAAATTAATTGAAGAATTAGAAAAAAAATATAAAATCCATGAAGTAAAAAAAGGAGATACTTTTTACAGCTTAACAAGATTTTACGATGTTTCTAAAGAAGATTTAATTGCTTTAAACCCCGAATTGTCTAATGGTTTAAAACTACAACAAATTATTAAAATTAAACCTTTAGAAGAAGTTTTTGATGAAGAAGATTATTTGTATGAAGATAAAATTAAAGAAGACATTTCTATTAAAGCAGCCTTAATGTTGCCTTTTAGAGCAAGCGAATTAGATACATTAACGCAAACTCAAATTTTTGGAAACAGTAAATTAGCAAACATCGTAACCGAGTTTTATATGGGGGCAGAAATTGCTATAGATTCTTTAAGAAAACAAGGTATAAACATTCAATTAGATGTTTTTGATACAGGAGCTAACAGTACTAAGATTAGAAATATTGTAGCAGAAAAAGATTTAGATGATAACGATGTTATTATTGGCCCTTTGTATTCTGAGGAAGCTACGTTTTTAGCAGGGAAAGTAAAAACTCCAATAATTTTTCCTTTTTATTCCAAAAAGCAATCTACATTTACTTCAAAAAGAATCGTAAAAACGTCACCTAATAAAGAGTTATTTAGAGAGAAATTACTAAAATATATCAAAGAAAATTTTCACGATGGAAATATTATTTTGGTAGGCGATGGAAAAGCAACTTCTAATTTTAATACCAATCAAATTCAAAGAGAATTAGCAACACACGATTCTATAAACTCTATAACTGTTATAACTCCTCAAAAAGGTTATATTAAAAGAAGTAAGTTTACAGATGTTTTAAAACCAAATATGAAAAACCTAGTGGTTTTAACTACAGACGATAACGTAATTGTGGCAAGTGCTATTAACAGTTTAATTAGCTTGCCAGAAGATGTAACTGTTCAAGTTTTTACCTTCGATAAGGTAAGTGCTTTTAATAAAATAGACAATTTTAAACTTGCAAAAATAGGTTTTACCTATGTAAGTGACGAGTTTGTTAGAGAAGATTCTTTTAAGTCTAAAAACTTTTACAACAAGTATTTGCAAAAAAATGGCGTTTTACCATCTTATTATGCAACTCGAGGTTTTGATGTTACTTACGATGTTTTAATACGTTTGGCATCCGGAAAAAGTTTAAAATCTACTTTTGATGATGGCTATTCTTACAGAGTAGAAAGCAAGTTCGATTATACAAGCAAAATGTTTAAGACCTCAGAAAACAAAGGGTTGTTTATTGTTAAATACAATCCAGATTTAACTTTAACAAGAGTAGATTAA
- a CDS encoding group III truncated hemoglobin has protein sequence MKPDISNRKDILFIITKFYDKLLADETMFPFFEDIVAENHLKEHLEVISDFWNDLLFYTSTYKNNTMQKHLDKMLL, from the coding sequence ATGAAACCAGACATTTCCAACAGAAAAGACATTCTATTTATCATTACAAAATTTTACGATAAATTGTTAGCAGACGAAACGATGTTTCCTTTTTTTGAAGACATTGTTGCAGAAAATCATTTAAAAGAACACCTAGAAGTTATTTCCGACTTTTGGAACGACCTACTTTTTTACACTTCTACCTATAAAAACAATACCATGCAAAAACATTTAGATAAAATGCTTTTGTAA
- a CDS encoding MBL fold metallo-hydrolase — protein sequence MKTSTFLLLLFTVTFSIHSQNREVKIASEKITENIYMLKGQGGNIGLFVGEDAVFMIDDQFAPLTPKILNAIKKITSQPVQYLVNSHWHGDHTGGNKNMQKEGAIIVAHDNVRKRMSTDTTIRGRIKKASPKEALPIITFSDNLMLHINNDDVLVSHVHNAHTDGDAIIYFTANNVVHMGDTYFQGKFPYIDLNSGGNVNGFIAAAEKVILLADNHTKIIPGHGNLSNREELIAYKNMLVDLREKIQLEIDKGKTLEEVKANNEITKKYSAFSGWINEEKIRVAIYSSLVTK from the coding sequence ATGAAAACATCCACTTTTTTATTACTGCTTTTTACGGTTACTTTTTCGATACATTCTCAAAATAGAGAAGTAAAAATTGCTTCAGAAAAAATTACCGAGAATATTTACATGTTAAAAGGACAAGGTGGAAACATAGGACTTTTTGTAGGAGAAGATGCTGTTTTTATGATCGACGATCAATTTGCACCTTTAACACCTAAAATCTTAAACGCAATTAAAAAAATTACAAGCCAACCTGTGCAGTATTTGGTAAACTCTCATTGGCATGGAGACCATACAGGAGGAAATAAAAATATGCAAAAAGAAGGGGCTATAATTGTGGCACACGATAATGTAAGAAAAAGAATGAGTACAGATACTACTATAAGAGGAAGAATAAAAAAAGCATCGCCAAAAGAAGCGCTACCAATCATTACGTTTTCAGATAATTTAATGTTGCACATAAATAACGACGATGTTTTAGTTTCTCATGTACACAATGCGCATACAGATGGAGATGCCATTATTTATTTTACAGCCAATAATGTGGTTCATATGGGAGATACCTATTTTCAAGGAAAATTTCCTTACATAGATTTAAACTCTGGAGGAAACGTAAATGGATTTATTGCAGCTGCAGAAAAAGTAATTTTATTGGCAGACAATCACACCAAAATAATTCCTGGACATGGAAACCTTTCTAACAGAGAAGAATTAATTGCTTATAAAAATATGTTGGTCGATTTAAGAGAGAAAATACAATTAGAAATCGACAAAGGAAAAACGTTAGAAGAAGTAAAAGCAAATAACGAAATTACTAAAAAATACAGTGCTTTTAGTGGATGGATTAACGAAGAAAAAATTAGAGTTGCTATTTATTCGAGTCTGGTAACAAAATAA
- the porU gene encoding type IX secretion system sortase PorU has product MKRVLQLLLFVFFVPFSNAQTTNSVLSSGSWFKFSIDTTGVFKIDKNLLQRIGISTNGLNPKKIHIYGNGGNLLPELNSDFRYDDLQENAIFIEGENDGSFDNNDFILFYAKGPHSWKVDTASKTAKHRQNIYSDKGYYFITVNETDGKRIATKAPNTNSSTLTINTFDDFTFLEKEELNILAAGTQWFFNDDFSIENTQKFSIPFANAITNSLISIRTRGVSNSVASSSMQVKVNGVELYTIPYSAINPSSLTKALTSERTASINNSSESINVEITYDNGGNPSANTYLDFIEVVGKKNLIANGNQFSFRSFEQFDASGTVTFEIQNKNNIFQVWDVSDFMSPKLIANESTANNFSFKDETRTRDKNNTEILKEYVVLNQSDFYIPETVENSKVNNQNLHALKDLNYIVITNSELFSQAQRLADYHQKNSNLTTKVVLLDEIYNEFASGSKDITGVRDFLKHLYANSSEDGKLKYVCFFGDASYDYKDRISGNNNIVPVKLSENSFNLANSYVTDDYFVMLEDHEGTMLASHTLDVASSRIPVSTNAQAKQVVDKILSYYNKTAIGDWRNTITLLADDIDDTGEEVIQSGVESIADEIKIKKPIFNINKIYADAFVQENSSGGERYPEVNKAITNAIEKGTLILDYFGHGGEDGFASERILEKTQIQQFNNPNTLPLLITVTCDFSRFDNPSRITAGELTLWNKNGGAASMITTTREVLIPVGQRFNEDLIRILLEFNNEDLTISESLTRAKNQFFNTQKFFIYSFGDPAMKLAVPEPNVKITKMNGKDISQPLDTLKALSKVRFEGVVVDNADVVLNNFNGSLSTTVFDKPLDKSTLDNDGFGVTMPFDTQDSKLFRGKSTITNGTFNFEFIVPKDIKVAFGKGKLSFYAENGETDKAGFNFDVVVGGINENAPEDTVGPEIQLFMNDESFIDGGNTNTSPNLIAVLSDPSGINTSITAVDHDIVGILDGDTSNPIVLNDFYQTELNDFTKGKVTYKLRDLAVGPHTLKIKAWDTYNNSSETTLNFVVVSDAILNLENVLNYPNPFVNYTQFWFNHNKPNEPLEVQVQVFTVSGKLIKTINRNIQTTGNLSRSVTWNGLDDFGNKIGKGVYVYKLRVKSTTSNLVSEKYEKLVILQ; this is encoded by the coding sequence ATGAAAAGAGTTTTACAACTATTGTTATTTGTATTTTTTGTTCCTTTTTCCAACGCACAAACAACCAATTCGGTTTTGTCTTCTGGAAGCTGGTTTAAATTCTCTATAGACACGACTGGGGTTTTTAAAATCGATAAAAATTTACTACAAAGAATTGGTATTTCTACAAACGGTTTAAACCCCAAAAAAATACATATTTATGGTAATGGTGGCAATTTGTTGCCAGAATTAAATAGCGATTTTAGATATGACGATTTGCAAGAAAACGCTATTTTTATCGAAGGCGAAAATGATGGAAGTTTCGATAATAACGATTTTATTCTCTTTTATGCGAAAGGGCCTCATAGTTGGAAGGTAGATACAGCATCTAAAACCGCAAAACATCGTCAAAACATCTATTCAGATAAGGGGTATTACTTTATTACTGTAAACGAAACAGATGGAAAAAGAATTGCAACCAAAGCACCGAATACAAATTCATCAACTTTAACAATTAATACATTCGACGATTTTACTTTTTTAGAAAAAGAAGAATTAAATATACTTGCAGCAGGAACACAATGGTTTTTTAATGATGATTTTAGCATTGAAAATACACAGAAATTTTCTATACCTTTTGCCAATGCAATTACAAATTCGCTAATTTCTATTAGAACTAGAGGAGTTAGTAATTCTGTGGCATCTTCTTCCATGCAAGTAAAAGTAAATGGCGTAGAGCTGTACACCATACCTTACTCAGCCATAAATCCTTCTTCTTTAACCAAAGCTTTAACATCAGAAAGAACAGCGAGCATTAATAATTCTTCAGAATCTATAAATGTTGAAATTACCTACGATAATGGTGGAAACCCTTCAGCAAATACTTATTTAGATTTTATAGAAGTTGTTGGAAAAAAGAATTTAATCGCAAATGGAAATCAATTTTCGTTTAGAAGTTTCGAGCAATTTGATGCATCTGGAACCGTAACTTTCGAGATTCAAAATAAAAATAACATTTTTCAGGTTTGGGATGTTTCCGATTTTATGTCTCCGAAATTAATTGCAAACGAAAGTACAGCAAACAACTTCAGTTTTAAAGATGAAACAAGAACAAGAGATAAAAACAATACAGAGATTTTAAAAGAATATGTGGTTTTAAATCAATCTGATTTTTACATTCCAGAGACTGTGGAAAATTCTAAAGTTAACAATCAAAATTTACATGCATTAAAAGACCTTAATTATATTGTAATTACAAATTCGGAGTTGTTTTCTCAAGCACAAAGATTGGCAGATTACCACCAAAAAAATTCTAACCTTACCACGAAAGTGGTTCTTTTAGATGAAATTTATAACGAATTTGCTTCAGGATCTAAAGATATTACTGGTGTTAGAGATTTTTTAAAACATTTATATGCCAATTCATCCGAAGATGGAAAACTGAAATATGTTTGTTTTTTTGGAGATGCTTCTTACGACTATAAAGATAGAATTTCTGGCAACAATAACATTGTTCCTGTAAAACTATCTGAAAATAGTTTTAATTTGGCAAATTCTTATGTTACCGACGATTATTTTGTGATGCTTGAAGATCATGAAGGCACCATGTTAGCATCACATACATTAGATGTTGCCTCCAGTAGAATACCTGTAAGTACCAATGCACAAGCAAAACAAGTTGTAGATAAAATTCTCTCTTATTATAATAAAACAGCGATAGGCGATTGGCGAAATACAATAACACTTTTAGCAGACGATATAGATGATACTGGAGAAGAAGTAATACAAAGTGGAGTAGAGTCTATTGCAGATGAAATTAAAATAAAAAAGCCAATATTTAATATCAATAAAATATATGCAGACGCTTTTGTGCAAGAAAATTCTTCTGGTGGCGAGCGTTATCCAGAAGTGAATAAAGCCATTACAAATGCTATTGAAAAAGGAACCCTAATTCTCGATTATTTTGGTCATGGAGGAGAAGATGGTTTTGCATCCGAAAGAATTCTAGAAAAAACTCAAATACAACAGTTTAACAATCCAAACACATTGCCTTTATTAATAACAGTTACCTGCGATTTTTCTCGTTTCGATAACCCGAGTAGAATTACTGCAGGCGAACTTACATTGTGGAACAAAAATGGAGGTGCAGCAAGTATGATAACAACTACAAGAGAAGTTCTTATTCCTGTAGGCCAACGTTTTAACGAAGATTTAATTCGAATTTTACTAGAATTTAATAACGAAGATTTAACCATTTCAGAATCTTTAACAAGAGCAAAAAATCAGTTTTTTAACACTCAAAAATTCTTTATTTATTCATTTGGCGATCCTGCCATGAAATTAGCAGTGCCAGAACCCAATGTAAAAATTACTAAAATGAATGGGAAAGATATTTCCCAACCCTTAGATACTTTAAAGGCACTGTCTAAAGTTCGTTTCGAAGGTGTGGTTGTAGATAATGCAGATGTTGTTTTAAATAACTTTAATGGCTCTTTATCGACAACCGTTTTCGATAAACCTTTAGATAAATCGACCTTAGATAACGATGGTTTTGGAGTAACAATGCCATTTGATACACAAGATAGTAAATTATTTAGAGGAAAATCGACCATTACAAACGGCACCTTTAATTTTGAATTTATTGTGCCCAAAGATATTAAAGTAGCCTTTGGAAAAGGAAAACTAAGTTTTTATGCAGAAAATGGAGAAACAGACAAAGCAGGTTTTAATTTTGATGTAGTAGTTGGTGGCATTAACGAGAACGCTCCAGAAGATACAGTTGGTCCAGAAATTCAGTTATTTATGAATGACGAATCTTTTATAGACGGAGGTAATACAAACACATCTCCGAATTTAATTGCAGTATTGTCGGATCCAAGTGGCATAAATACTTCTATTACAGCTGTAGATCACGATATTGTTGGAATTTTAGATGGAGACACCTCTAACCCAATTGTATTAAACGATTTTTACCAAACCGAATTAAACGATTTTACAAAAGGAAAAGTAACCTATAAATTGCGAGATTTGGCAGTAGGTCCACACACTTTAAAAATAAAAGCGTGGGATACATACAATAACTCATCAGAAACAACGTTGAACTTCGTGGTGGTTAGCGATGCCATTTTAAATTTAGAAAACGTTTTAAATTATCCAAACCCTTTTGTAAATTACACCCAGTTTTGGTTCAATCATAACAAACCAAACGAGCCTTTAGAGGTTCAAGTTCAGGTTTTTACTGTTTCTGGAAAATTGATAAAAACAATCAATCGAAATATACAAACAACAGGTAATTTATCGAGAAGTGTTACTTGGAATGGTTTAGACGATTTTGGAAATAAAATAGGAAAAGGAGTTTATGTATATAAATTAAGAGTAAAATCTACAACAAGTAATTTGGTTTCCGAGAAATACGAGAAATTGGTAATACTTCAATAA
- the porV gene encoding type IX secretion system outer membrane channel protein PorV has product MKKLGICLVLCVLATLKVNAQTTINTDRIGGITTAAPFLLIIPDARSGGMGDVGVATTADAFSLFHNASKMAFSDRQIKTGITYAPWLRNLTDDIFVGSASYINRFSENAAWGADFKYFSLGQIDLTTDDGRDNGSINPNELVATGAYSLKLSETFAMGVSLKYIRSNLVFNGTNGNNLQPINSFGVDVSGYYQSTEEFYGNFNGRYRLGFNIANIGPKVSYTPGEEDFIPTNLKLGGGFDFILDDYNTISTTVEFTKLLVPTVQDPNNEKGWVEGIFSSFGDAPGGFSEELKEVTYALAAEYLYNNAFALRAGYFHESEDKGNRQFFTMGGGFKTNALNIDLSYLINASDVNNPLENSLRFSLSFDLGEIYEDF; this is encoded by the coding sequence ATGAAGAAATTAGGAATATGTTTAGTACTTTGTGTTTTAGCGACATTAAAAGTTAACGCTCAAACTACAATCAATACAGATAGAATTGGCGGAATTACAACAGCAGCGCCATTTTTATTAATTATACCAGATGCACGATCAGGAGGTATGGGAGATGTTGGTGTTGCAACAACTGCAGATGCTTTTTCGTTGTTTCACAACGCATCTAAAATGGCTTTTAGCGATAGGCAAATAAAAACTGGAATTACCTATGCACCTTGGTTACGTAATTTAACAGACGATATTTTTGTAGGAAGTGCTTCTTATATTAATAGATTTAGTGAAAACGCTGCTTGGGGTGCAGATTTTAAGTATTTTTCTTTAGGACAAATCGATTTAACAACTGACGATGGTAGGGATAATGGTTCTATAAACCCTAATGAATTAGTAGCAACAGGAGCTTACTCATTAAAATTAAGCGAAACTTTTGCGATGGGAGTTTCTTTAAAATACATTCGTTCTAATTTAGTTTTTAATGGAACCAATGGAAACAATTTACAGCCAATTAATTCTTTTGGAGTAGATGTTTCTGGGTATTACCAATCTACAGAAGAATTTTACGGAAACTTTAACGGGCGTTATCGACTCGGATTTAACATTGCCAACATAGGGCCAAAAGTTTCTTACACTCCTGGAGAAGAAGATTTTATACCAACAAATCTTAAATTAGGAGGAGGTTTCGATTTTATTTTAGACGATTATAATACAATTTCTACAACAGTAGAATTTACAAAACTACTGGTGCCAACAGTACAAGATCCAAATAACGAAAAAGGCTGGGTAGAAGGTATTTTTAGTTCTTTTGGAGATGCTCCAGGAGGTTTTAGCGAAGAGCTAAAAGAAGTTACATACGCATTAGCAGCAGAGTATTTATATAACAATGCATTTGCATTAAGAGCCGGTTATTTTCATGAAAGTGAAGACAAAGGAAACAGGCAATTCTTTACAATGGGTGGAGGTTTTAAAACCAATGCTTTAAATATCGATTTGTCTTATTTAATTAATGCCTCAGATGTAAATAATCCTTTAGAAAATTCACTTCGTTTTTCTTTATCTTTTGATTTAGGAGAAATTTACGAAGATTTTTAA
- a CDS encoding 3-oxoacyl-ACP synthase III family protein, giving the protein MITSKITGTGTFIPSIKKENKAFLKAAFLNEDGSVFSSDNDVIIDKFKTITGIDERRYAKATYKTSDLAFFAAQKAIEDANINPEDLNYIIVAHNFGDVKQGAIQSDMLPSLATRVKYRLGIANPNCVAYDILFGCPGWIEGVIQAQAFIKAKMAKKCLVIGAETLSRVIDKHDRDSMIYSDGAGACILEATENKESGILSHATQTFAKEEAYFLHFGNSFNKEENKDVRYIKMYGRKIYEFAITNVPTAMKIALDKSGVAIDKVKKIFIHQANEKMDEAIVKRFYRLYKKQPPKDIMPMSIHKLGNSSVATVPTLLDLVLKGNIENQEVNKGDVVILASVGAGMNINAIVYKF; this is encoded by the coding sequence ATGATTACCTCAAAAATTACAGGAACAGGAACATTTATACCTTCAATAAAAAAAGAAAATAAAGCTTTTTTAAAGGCCGCTTTTTTAAATGAAGATGGTTCTGTTTTTTCTTCTGATAACGACGTAATTATCGATAAGTTTAAAACCATAACAGGTATAGATGAAAGACGTTATGCAAAAGCGACATACAAAACGTCTGATTTGGCATTTTTTGCCGCTCAAAAAGCAATAGAAGATGCCAATATAAATCCAGAAGACCTAAATTATATTATTGTTGCGCATAATTTTGGCGACGTAAAGCAAGGCGCCATCCAAAGCGATATGTTGCCTAGTTTGGCAACAAGAGTAAAGTATAGATTAGGCATTGCAAACCCCAATTGTGTTGCTTACGATATTCTTTTTGGTTGCCCTGGTTGGATAGAAGGAGTTATACAAGCACAAGCATTTATAAAAGCAAAAATGGCAAAAAAGTGTTTGGTAATTGGCGCAGAAACGTTGTCTCGAGTTATAGACAAGCACGATAGAGATTCTATGATTTATAGTGATGGAGCAGGAGCATGCATTTTAGAAGCAACAGAGAATAAAGAATCTGGAATTTTAAGTCATGCCACACAAACCTTTGCAAAAGAAGAAGCTTATTTTTTACATTTTGGAAATTCTTTTAATAAAGAAGAAAACAAAGATGTTCGTTATATAAAAATGTACGGTCGAAAAATATACGAGTTTGCAATTACCAATGTGCCAACTGCAATGAAAATTGCTTTAGATAAAAGTGGTGTTGCTATTGATAAAGTAAAGAAAATATTTATTCATCAAGCAAACGAAAAAATGGACGAAGCGATTGTAAAAAGGTTTTATAGGCTCTACAAAAAGCAACCTCCAAAAGACATTATGCCCATGAGTATTCATAAATTAGGAAATAGTTCTGTAGCCACAGTGCCTACTTTGTTAGATTTGGTTTTAAAAGGAAATATAGAAAACCAAGAAGTCAATAAAGGCGATGTTGTTATTTTGGCGTCTGTCGGCGCAGGAATGAATATCAATGCGATTGTGTACAAATTTTAA
- the guaA gene encoding glutamine-hydrolyzing GMP synthase codes for MQQHNVLILDFGSQYTQLIARRVRELNIYCEIHPYNKPPKNVSEFKAIILSGSPNSVRGENVLHPDLSKIRGKKPVLAVCYGAQYLAHFSGGKVAPSNTREYGRANLSYIKKDEVFFENISEGSQVWMSHSDTIKELPTNGVRLASTRDVENAAYKIKGEETYAIQFHPEVYHSTDGKQLLENFLVKIAGVAQTWTADSFVESTVAAIQKEVGNDKVVLGLSGGVDSTVAAVLLHKAIGKNLYCIFVNNGLLRKNEFESVLAQYEGMGLNVKGVDASERFLTALAGLVDPEKKRKAIGNAFIEVFDDEAHQIKDVTWLAQGTIYPDVIESVSVNGGPSATIKSHHNVGGLPDFMKLKVVEPLKMIFKDEVRRVGASMGIDSNLLGRHPFPGPGLAIRILSDITAEKVRILQEVDAIFINGLREEGLYDSVWQAGAMLLPVNSVGVMGDERTYEKVVALRAVESTDGMTADWVNLPYEFLQKTSNKIINQVKGVNRVVYDISSKPPATIEWE; via the coding sequence ATGCAACAACACAACGTACTTATATTAGATTTCGGTTCGCAATACACTCAATTAATTGCGAGAAGAGTAAGAGAATTAAACATTTACTGTGAAATTCATCCCTATAATAAACCTCCAAAAAATGTTTCAGAATTTAAAGCCATTATTTTATCTGGAAGCCCAAATTCGGTAAGAGGAGAAAATGTTTTACATCCAGATTTATCTAAAATTAGAGGAAAAAAACCAGTATTAGCGGTTTGTTATGGGGCACAATATTTAGCACATTTTTCTGGTGGAAAAGTAGCGCCTTCCAACACAAGAGAATATGGTAGAGCAAATTTATCGTACATAAAAAAAGACGAGGTTTTCTTTGAAAATATTTCTGAAGGAAGCCAGGTTTGGATGAGCCATTCAGATACCATAAAAGAATTGCCTACAAACGGAGTAAGATTGGCAAGTACAAGAGATGTAGAAAACGCAGCTTATAAAATTAAAGGAGAAGAAACCTATGCAATTCAGTTTCATCCAGAAGTGTACCATTCTACAGATGGCAAACAATTGTTAGAAAACTTTTTAGTGAAAATTGCTGGAGTTGCACAAACTTGGACAGCAGACTCTTTTGTAGAAAGTACAGTTGCAGCCATTCAAAAAGAAGTAGGAAACGATAAAGTAGTTTTAGGACTTTCTGGAGGTGTAGATTCTACAGTTGCAGCCGTTTTATTACACAAAGCAATTGGTAAAAACTTGTATTGTATTTTTGTAAATAATGGTTTGCTAAGAAAAAACGAGTTCGAAAGTGTTTTAGCACAATACGAAGGCATGGGGTTAAACGTAAAAGGTGTAGATGCATCTGAGCGATTTTTAACTGCTTTAGCAGGTTTAGTAGATCCAGAAAAGAAAAGAAAAGCGATTGGAAACGCGTTTATCGAAGTTTTCGACGACGAAGCACATCAAATAAAAGATGTAACTTGGCTGGCACAAGGAACCATTTATCCAGATGTTATAGAATCTGTTTCTGTAAATGGAGGCCCATCTGCAACAATTAAAAGCCATCATAATGTAGGAGGCTTACCAGATTTTATGAAATTAAAAGTTGTAGAGCCTTTAAAAATGATATTTAAAGACGAAGTAAGAAGAGTAGGAGCTTCAATGGGCATCGATTCAAACTTATTAGGACGCCATCCTTTTCCAGGACCAGGTTTGGCAATTCGAATTTTAAGCGACATTACTGCCGAAAAAGTTCGTATTTTGCAAGAAGTAGATGCTATTTTTATTAACGGATTAAGAGAAGAAGGTTTGTACGATAGCGTTTGGCAAGCAGGAGCCATGTTATTGCCAGTAAATTCGGTTGGAGTTATGGGAGATGAAAGAACCTACGAAAAAGTGGTTGCTTTAAGAGCTGTAGAAAGTACAGATGGAATGACTGCAGATTGGGTAAATTTACCATACGAGTTTTTACAAAAAACCTCAAATAAGATAATAAATCAAGTAAAAGGCGTTAATAGAGTAGTATATGATATCAGCTCAAAACCACCTGCAACTATAGAATGGGAATAG
- the cdd gene encoding cytidine deaminase, whose product MKKIEITTQAIVFKNISELPKEDEMLMRKAIEARKNAYAPYSKFNVGAALLLENNKIVLGNNQENAAYPSGMCAERVAIWNAGSRFPDIKILKLAITASSTISKVNKPVGPCGACRQTLLEFEINQKQPFEILFMGEVGEVVKTESLLSLLPFSFDSAYL is encoded by the coding sequence ATGAAAAAAATAGAAATTACTACTCAAGCAATTGTTTTTAAAAATATTTCAGAACTTCCTAAAGAAGACGAAATGTTAATGAGAAAAGCCATAGAGGCAAGAAAAAACGCATACGCACCTTACTCTAAATTTAATGTAGGCGCTGCTTTATTGTTAGAAAATAACAAAATAGTTTTGGGCAACAATCAAGAAAATGCAGCATATCCATCAGGCATGTGTGCAGAAAGAGTTGCCATTTGGAACGCAGGTTCTCGTTTTCCGGATATAAAAATTTTAAAATTGGCCATAACTGCAAGCTCAACAATATCTAAAGTAAACAAACCTGTAGGACCTTGTGGAGCTTGCAGGCAAACATTGTTAGAATTTGAAATCAACCAAAAACAACCTTTCGAAATTTTATTTATGGGCGAAGTTGGCGAAGTTGTAAAAACAGAATCGCTTTTATCTTTGTTGCCTTTTTCTTTTGATAGCGCTTATTTATAA